CCTTCTCCTGGGAGAAGTCGACCCGTACGGGCCTTCCGTCGATCATGGCGCCATTCATGGCGTCCTTAGCCTTGGCGGCCTCCTCCTCCGTCGCGAAGGTGACGAAGCCGAACCCGCGGGAACGGCCCGTCTCCTTGTCGAGCACCACCCGCGCCTCGCGGACCTGGCCGTGAGGGGCGAATGCGTCGCGGAGGGTGAGGTCAGTGGTCGCCCAGGCGAGACCGCCGATAAACAGTTTGTTTCCCATGAGCACCTTCCTTTCCGGGGTCGAACCCCTGCAGTGACGCTACGTGGCAAAGGTTCAACACTTCCGGCCTACCGGAAGATGCTCGGTACGAGCGGCCCGGATGGCTCCGCACAAGGTGCGGGACCATCCATCCCCGAAAGGTCTTGACTGGAAACCGGCGCTGCGGTGTGAGGCGGGCTGCTGGCTGCAGGTCTCGCAAAGACACGGAGGATAATAGGACCAGGCTCTCTTTCCGAACCGTGAACCCGACCGGGGATTGCCCCGGAACCACGCTATGAGCGAGGCACCCGCCCCGCTCGGATAAATTCTCGTCTGTTCCCGCGCGTGCGTCAAGAGGCAATGCGCGCCCCTCCATGGCGATAGCTCAGCCGCCGCCGCCCAGGAGCCGTTCGGCCTCGTCGAGGTCGATCTCCCCCGCTCTTAGGCGACCGAGAACGCTCATCGCGCCGTGCTTTCCAGAGGGGCCGGACCGACGGGCCCCGAGCTCCCTGAACATCTCCTCCACCCGCAGCCTCGCTGTCGGGTAGGACACCCCGAGCTCCCTCTGCACCTCCCTCAGGTTGCCCCTGGCGTCGAGGAAGGCATCGAAGACGATCCGCCTGTCGCCATCCAGCCTGCATGCCGGGCAGGGGTCGAACTCTCCGGCCACTTCCGAACCGCAGTCCGGGCAGACCAGTTTCGTGACCACCAGAACTCCCGAGCAGGACGGACAGCGGGATGGCAAGCTCCGATCAGGCATCGTCCCCTCCGGCAGCGTGGATGTTCCCGCCCATGGTGGTGGCGGTGAGCCGGTGCTCCCTGTCCAGGCCGGATTCGAACCTGGCCCTCCCGGGGCTGCCGAACGACCTGCAGGCGGCATCTCCCGAGATGGTCCCGCCCATCGTCTCGAGCAGAAGGCCGAGCGACTCCCTGGCTTCCGGGTCCAGTTCGATCTCGATGTTTCCGCCCATGGTCTTCGCCATGGAGCTCCCGGTGGGCTTCCCGACCACGGACAGCCGGATCGAACCGCCCATGGTCCGGGCCTTGAAGGGGGCCTTCATGCCGGTCAGTGTGAGGTTGCCGCCCATCGTCCGCAGGGACACGGGGAACGCGAGCGAGCTCACGGACATGTCGCCTCCCCGGGAGCGGGCCTTCAGCTTGCCCGTGCCGGAGGGGAGGCCCAGCAGCAGGTCGCCGCCCGACCAGACGACTGTCGTCTCGTCGTCCCGGCGGTAGACCCTGACGGCCGAGTCCTGTCCGATGGTGGCGGAGGCGCCCTCGCTGCACGTT
This genomic interval from Candidatus Fermentibacter sp. contains the following:
- a CDS encoding RNA-binding protein, producing the protein MGNKLFIGGLAWATTDLTLRDAFAPHGQVREARVVLDKETGRSRGFGFVTFATEEEAAKAKDAMNGAMIDGRPVRVDFSQEKDRGDRGPMRRPIRND
- a CDS encoding DUF2089 family protein, which encodes MPDRSLPSRCPSCSGVLVVTKLVCPDCGSEVAGEFDPCPACRLDGDRRIVFDAFLDARGNLREVQRELGVSYPTARLRVEEMFRELGARRSGPSGKHGAMSVLGRLRAGEIDLDEAERLLGGGG